In Athene noctua chromosome 7, bAthNoc1.hap1.1, whole genome shotgun sequence, the following proteins share a genomic window:
- the SF3B1 gene encoding splicing factor 3B subunit 1 isoform X3, whose protein sequence is MAKIAKTHEDIEAQIREIQGKKPALDEAQGVGLDSTGYYDQEIYGGSDSRFAGYVTSIAATELEDDDDDYPSTSLLGQKKPGYHAPVALLNDIPQSTEQYDPFAEHRPQKIADREDEYKKHRRMMIISPERLDPFADGFYSAA, encoded by the exons ATATTGAAGCACAAATTCgagaaatacaaggaaaaaagccTGCTCTTGATGAAGCACAAGGAGTAGGCCTTGATTCCACGGGATATTATGATCAGGAAATTTATGGTGGTAGTGACAGCAGGTTTGCTGGATACGTCACTTCTATTGCCGCAACTGAATTGGAAGAT GATGATGATGACTACCCTTCTACAAGTTTGCTTGGCCAGAAGAAGCCAGGGTACCATGCTCCAGTGGCATTGCTTAATGACATACCACAGTCTACTGAACAG taTGATCCTTTTGCAGAACACCGTCCCCAAAAGATTGCAGATCGGGAAGATGAGTACAAAAAGCACAGGCGGATGATGATAATTTCCCCTGAGCGTCTTGATCCTTTTGCAGATG GCTTCTATTCTGCTGCTTGA